One Actinosynnema pretiosum DNA segment encodes these proteins:
- a CDS encoding TFIIB-type zinc ribbon-containing protein has translation MICPKCQDLMKTITRGAVHIDQCENCRGVFLDGGELEQIVAAERAHYGQAATTGAVPGPGGDQGAPPPYQPAGADPAATTHFAPGRQPGAPPPYQPPPGSEQPAAPAPGHAPGYGYGQPGYGYPPRRRSFLEQLFD, from the coding sequence GTGATCTGCCCGAAGTGCCAGGACCTCATGAAGACGATCACGCGGGGCGCCGTCCACATCGACCAGTGCGAGAACTGCCGGGGCGTCTTCCTCGACGGCGGCGAGCTGGAGCAGATCGTCGCGGCGGAGCGGGCGCACTACGGCCAGGCCGCCACGACCGGCGCGGTTCCCGGCCCCGGCGGCGACCAGGGCGCGCCGCCGCCGTACCAGCCCGCGGGCGCGGACCCGGCCGCCACGACCCACTTCGCGCCGGGGCGGCAGCCGGGAGCACCACCGCCCTACCAGCCGCCGCCGGGCAGCGAGCAGCCCGCGGCGCCCGCGCCCGGTCACGCGCCGGGCTACGGCTACGGCCAGCCCGGCTACGGCTACCCGCCGAGGCGCAGGAGCTTCCTGGAGCAGCTGTTCGACTGA
- a CDS encoding CGNR zinc finger domain-containing protein, translating to MELLLAFLNTRDLEIGADVLDGTAAWRAWVTERGLGAPGDLVAVRAARTALRRSLGDPHEGPDPAIVATIVTVDLSHGVPVLASADALGAVLGAAARLAVLGSWERFKICPAESCLRAFFDRSRNRSRTWCSMQVCGNREKARNWRERRALQAIT from the coding sequence GTGGAGCTGCTGCTCGCTTTCCTGAACACCAGGGATCTGGAAATCGGCGCGGACGTGCTGGACGGCACAGCCGCGTGGCGCGCCTGGGTCACCGAGCGGGGGCTAGGCGCCCCTGGGGACCTGGTCGCCGTGCGCGCCGCCCGAACCGCACTCCGGCGCTCGCTGGGCGACCCGCACGAGGGACCCGATCCCGCTATCGTCGCGACCATCGTCACCGTGGACCTCAGCCACGGCGTGCCGGTCCTGGCCAGCGCGGACGCGCTGGGCGCGGTCCTGGGCGCCGCCGCGAGGCTCGCGGTGCTCGGCTCGTGGGAGCGCTTCAAGATCTGCCCGGCGGAGAGCTGCCTGCGGGCCTTCTTCGACCGGTCCCGCAACAGGTCCCGCACGTGGTGCTCGATGCAGGTGTGCGGCAACCGGGAGAAGGCCAGGAACTGGCGCGAGCGGCGCGCCCTCCAGGCGATCACCTGA
- a CDS encoding PadR family transcriptional regulator — protein MSIGHTLLGLLEKGPRHGYDLKRAYDERFGQDRPLHYGQVYTTLSRLLKNGLIQEAGVEAGDGPDRKRYAITDAGVTDVEGWLSTPEKPEPYLQNTLYTKVVLALLSGRSADDVLDTQRGAHLDLMRKLTKRKADGDLADQLICDHALFHLEADLRWLELTAARLGRLKTEVAR, from the coding sequence ATGTCGATCGGACACACACTGCTGGGCCTGTTGGAGAAGGGGCCGAGGCACGGCTACGACCTCAAGCGGGCCTACGACGAGCGCTTCGGGCAGGACCGCCCGCTGCACTACGGGCAGGTGTACACAACGCTCTCGCGGCTGCTGAAGAACGGCCTCATCCAGGAGGCGGGCGTGGAGGCGGGCGACGGTCCCGACCGCAAGCGCTACGCCATCACCGACGCGGGCGTCACCGACGTCGAGGGCTGGCTGAGCACGCCCGAGAAGCCGGAACCGTACCTGCAGAACACCCTGTACACGAAGGTCGTGCTCGCGCTCCTGTCCGGTCGCAGCGCCGACGACGTGCTGGACACCCAGCGCGGCGCGCACCTCGACCTCATGCGCAAGCTCACCAAGCGCAAGGCGGACGGCGACCTGGCCGACCAGCTGATCTGCGACCACGCCCTCTTCCACCTGGAGGCGGACCTCCGGTGGCTCGAACTGACCGCCGCCCGGTTGGGCAGGCTGAAAACGGAGGTGGCCCGATGA